In Nymphaea colorata isolate Beijing-Zhang1983 chromosome 5, ASM883128v2, whole genome shotgun sequence, one genomic interval encodes:
- the LOC116254791 gene encoding bifunctional pinoresinol-lariciresinol reductase 2-like yields MDSSKVLIVGSTGYIGAWITKACLASSKHQTFLLTSPTSHAIIYKLPLLLSYKQAGATLVQASLDDHESLVSLLSGIDYVISAIAEEQIEQQLKLVRAMKQVGTIKRFLPSEYGVDPDFMEHSIAPGSLLFEQKRRVRRAVEESGIPHTYVVAHCLAGSFLSGLGNYGRFWPSEAKVQIYGDGNHKVVWMVEEDIGKYVVKAMDDVRTLNRTIYVRPPSNIKSQMEVVNLWEALSGKTLQKEHITEQQWLQKIQDENLPWELRLVFSIIYHIFFEGVIMSFPISHDNEASSLYPEVNHVDINSYLSGFL; encoded by the exons ATGGATTCAAGCAAGGTCCTGATTGTAGGTTCCACCGGCTACATCGGCGCTTGGATAACCAAGGCCTGCCTGGCTTCTTCCAAGCACCAGACCTTCTTGCTCACCAGCCCTACCTCTCATGCCATCATTTACAAGCTGCCACTCCTCCTCTCCTACAAGCAAGCAGGTGCTACGCTGGTGCAGGCCTCCCTGGACGACCATGAATCTCTGGTCTCCCTCCTCTCTGGGATCGACTACGTCATCTCCGCCATCGCCGAAGAGCAAATTGAACAGCAGCTCAAGCTCGTCCGGGCCATGAAGCAAGTTGGAACCATCaag AGATTTCTTCCTTCAGAATATGGAGTGGACCCAGATTTCATGGAGCACTCCATCGCGCCTGGTTCACTGTTGTTTGAGCAGAAAAGAAGGGTGAGGCGAGCCGTTGAGGAGAGTGGGATCCCGCATACTTACGTGGTTGCTCACTGCCTTGCCGGTTCTTTCCTGTCTGGCCTGGGTAATTATGGGCGGTTCTGGCCGTCGGAGGCCAAAGTGCAGATCTATGGCGACGGAAATCACAAAG TGGTTTGGATGGTGGAGGAAGACATCGGGAAGTACGTGGTGAAGGCCATGGATGATGTGCGAACCCTTAACCGCACCATCTATGTACGACCTCCATCAAACATCAAATCTCAGATGGAGGTTGTCAACTTGTGGGAAGCTCTTAGCGGGAAGACCCTGCAGAAGGAACATATCACCGAGCAGCAATGGCTTCAAAAGATACAAG ATGAGAACCTGCCGTGGGAGTTGAGACTTGTATTTTCCATTATCTATCACATCTTCTTTGAAGGAGTTATCATGTCCTTCCCCATCAGCCATGATAATGAAGCTTCATCACTCTATCCTGAGGTTAACCATGTGGACATCAACTCTTATCTCAGTGGTTTTCTTTGA